The sequence GATGCCGCCACCGGCGGCCGGCGCTTCAACGCGCTGCTGGCCACCGCCTCCATCAACGATGCCATCGAGTACTTCGACCTGTTCAAGGCGGCGCAGGCCGAGAAGCAGCAGGCGGAGCCGGACTGGCAGCCGCTCAACATCGCCGCCGTGTTCTCGCCGCCCGGCGACGTCAGTGCCGACGTGCGCCAGTTGCAGGAAGACCTGCCGCAGGAGCTGGAAGACAACAAGCAGGACCCGGAGGCCAAGAAGGCGGCGCTGAAGGCCATCATTGCCGACTACAACGCGCGCTTTACCACCAACCACCGCATCGAGGAGTTCGACGCCTACTACCAGGACGTGCAGCAGCGCATCAAGGACCAGCAGTTCCCCAATGCCGACCTGCCGATGAAGGGGCGCGAGAAGCTGGACATCGTGATCGTGGTGGACATGCTGCTCACCGGCTTCGACAGCAAGTACCTCAACACGCTGTACGTGGACAAGAACCTCAAGTACCACGGCCTGATCCAGGCCTTCAGCCGCACCAACCGCGTGCTCAACGACACCAAGCCGTACGGCAACATCCTGGACTTCCGCGGCCAGCAGGCGGCGGTGGATGCCGCCATCGCGCTGTTCTCCGGGGCACGCAAGGACCAGGCGCGCGAAATCTGGCTGGTGGACACCGCGCGCGTGGTCATCGACAAGCTGAAGGAAGCGCGCGCCGCCCTCGACAGCTTCCTCGCCTCGCAGGGGCTGGGCGGCAAGCCGGAAGACATCGCCAACCTCAAGGGCACGGCGGCCAAGGTGGCCTTCGTCCAGCACTTCAAGGACGTGCAGAAGCTGCAGACCCAGCTGGACCAGTACACCGACCTGACCGCCGAGCAGCGCGACCAGATCGAGACCATCCTGCCCAAGGACGAACTGCGCAGCTTCCGCGGCCAGTACCTGCAGAAGGCGGAAGAACTGCGCGCCGACCAGAGGAAGCCCGGCGGACTGGACGAGGCCACGCGCAACGAAGTGGAGCAGCTCGACTTCGAGTTCGTGCTGTTCGCCTCCAGCACCATTGACTACGACTACATCATGGCTGATCGCCGACTACTCGGAGCAGGCGCCGGGCAAGGCCAGCATGAGCCGCGAAAAGCTGATCGGCCTGATCGCCAGCGACGCCAAGTTCATGGGCGAGCGCGAGGACATCAGCGCGTACGTGCGCGGGCTGAAGGCCGGCGAGGGCCTGAGCGAGGACGCCATCCGCACCGGCTACGAAACGTTCAAGGCCGACAAGGCCGCGCAGGACATGGCCGCGCTGTGCGAAAAGCACGGCCTGCCGGTGGCGGAGGTGCAGGCCTTCGTGGACGGGATCCTGTCCCGCCGCATCTTCGACGGCGAGGCGCTCACCGAGCTTCTGGCCCCGCTGGACCTGGGCTGGAAGGCGCGCGCGCAGAAGGAGCTGGCGTTGATGGGTGACCTGCTGCCGTTGTTGAAAAAGCGGGCGGGTGGGCGGGAGATCGCCGGGCTCAAGGCGTACGAGGCGTGAGCATGGCGAAGCAAAGCGAGAAGACGGCGGTGCCGAGGTTGCGGTTTCCTGAGTTTCGGCATCATGTTGGCTTCGGCCCCGCAGCGCTTGGGCGCGCCTTTGGCCAGATAACGAACGGAAAAGCCAACGCACAGGATCACGAGGAAGGCGGCGCTTTTCCGCTCTTCGATCGGTCTGAAGTCATAAAGGCATCGAGCAAGTTTGCTTTTGACTCAGAGGCCGTGATCTTGCCCGGTGAAGGGATGTCCTTCCGGCCTCGTTACTTCGAGGGAAAGTTTGATCTTCACCAACGCGCTTATGCGCTGATGGAATGCCAAGGGCACAGCAAATATTTCTACTACGCACTGGATCACGCGAAGGCTGAACTCGCACTCAAAGCGGTCAAGTCGACCGTCCTTTCTCTACGCTTGCCGATCATCGAGAAATTCGTCGTATTCGCGCCCACGGACAACGCCGAGCAACAAAAAATCGCCGACTGCCTGACCTCGCTGGATGAGGTGATTGCCGCGCAGGGGCGCAAGGTGGAGGCGTTGAAGGCGCACAAGCGCGGCCTGATGCAGCAGCTTTTCCCCCGCGAAGGCGAAACCCGCCCCCGTCTCCGCTTCCCCGAGTTCCGCGATGCGCCGGAGTGGGAAAAGAAGCAGCTTGCCGAGTTAGGTGAAATCATCACAGGCAAAACGCCGAGTACGAGCAATGCAGGGCTATGGGGTGGCGGCATACTTTTCATAACGCCAACAGACATTGACGATAGCGGCAAGTACCAAGACACAAGTCAGCGAACTGTCGTTGCGACATCGGCGCTGAAAGTGTTGCCGGTAGGCAGCATTGCATACACATGCATTGCTTCAATCGGCAAACTGGCAATCACCGTGCGCCCGAGCGTCACAAATCAACAGATCAACTCTGTTATTACGCGTCCGAGCATTGACAATGAGTTCGTCTACTACGCACTGGTGCATCTCACGCCTTGGATCAAGTCAATTCCAGCAACGTCGACTCTCCCAATCATCAACAAGACGGAATTTTCCGCGATAGAGATTGGGATTCCGAGCGATAGCCTTGAGCAGAAGGCAGTCGCCGACTGCCTCTCCTCCCTCGACACCCGGATCACCGCCGAAACCCACCAGCTCGCCGCCCTCAAGACCCACAAGCAGGGCCTGATGCAGCAGCTGTTCCCGGCGCTGGAGGAGGCACAAGCATGAGCGGCCTGATCCTCTACACCAGCGAGGACGGCAAGAGCCGCATCCAGCTGCGCGCCGACGGCCAGACCGTCTGGCTGACCCAGGCGCAGATGGCGGAGCTGTTCGACGTCAGTGCCGACAACATCAGCCTGCACCTGAAAAACATCTTTTCAGACAAGGAGTTGGAACCTGAACGAACTACCGAGGAATCCTCGGTAGTTCAGCAGGAGGGCGGTCGCGCCGTCCGCCGGCCGGTCACGCTGTACAACCTCGACGCCATCCTGGCCGTGGGCTATCGGGTGCGCTCCCCGCGCGGCGTGCAGTTCCGCCGCTGGGCCAGTACCGCACTGAAGGAATACCTGCTCAAGGGCTTCGTCATGGACGACGAGCGCCTGAAGAACCCGGATGGCCGGCCGGATTACTTCGACGAGATGCTGGCGCGCATCCGCGACATCCGTGCCTCGGAGAAGCGCTTCTACCAGAAGGTGCGCGACCTGTTCGCCCTGAGCGTGGACTACGACAAGACCGACCGCGCCACGCAGACCTTCTTCGCCACCGTGCAGAACCTGCTGCTGTACGCGGTGACCGGGCAGACGGCAGCGGAGCTGATTCTGGCGCGCGCCAATCCCGACGAGCCGCACTTCGGCCTGCGTGCCTGGAGCGGTGGCCGGGTGCGCAAGGAGGACATCCTGATCGCCAAGAACTACCTCACAGAAGATGAGATCGACACCCTCAACCGGCTGGTGGTGATCTTCCTGGAAACCGCGGAGCTGCGGGCCAAGAACCGCCAGGCCATTCCCATGCGCTTCTGGATGGAAAACGTGGGCCAGATCATCGCGTCCAACGGCTTTCCATTGCTGAAGAGCGCCGGCTCGGTCAGTCACGAGCAGATGGAAGCCGCCACCAGCGAGCGGTACCTCGCCTTTGACGCACAGCGCAAGCAGCAGGAGGCGCGCGCCGCCGATGCTGCCGACGCGGCCGAACTGGCAGCCATTGAAAACAAGATCAAACGACGCCTGAAACCATGACCGACGATGACCAGAAACAACTCGGCAAGACCCTGTGGGCCATTGCCGACCAGCTGCGCGGCAGCATGAACGCGGACGACTTCCGCGACTACATGCTGTCCTTCCTGTTCCTGCGCTACCTGTCGGACAACTACGAGGCGGCAGCGAAGAAGGAGCTGGGCTCGGACTATCCCGACCCCCAGACCATCGGCAACGGCGGCAAGACGCCGCTGTCGGTGTGGTACGCGGCCAACCCGGACGATATCGCTGCGTTCGAGCAGCAGATGCGGCGCAAGGCGCATTACGTCATCCAGCCCAGGTACCTGTGGGGCAATATCGTCCACCTGGCAAAGGCCCAGGACCGCGACTTGCTGGAAACCCTGCAGAAGGGCTTCAAGCACATCGAGGAGGACTCCTTCGAGAGCGAATTCCAGGGCCTGTTTTCGGAGATCAACCTGACCTCGGACAAGCTGGGCAGGAAGTACGAGGACCGCAATGCCAAGCTGTGCTCGATCATCAGCGAGCTGGCCCGCGGCATGGCGCTGTTCTCCACCGAGGCGGACACGCTGGGCGATGCCTACGAGTACCTGATTGGCCAGTTCGCCGCCGGCAGCGGCAAGAAGGCGGGCGAGTTCTACACGCCGCAGCAGATTTCCAACATCCTGTCGGCGATTGTGACGCTGGACAGCCAGGAACCGAAGACCGGCCCGCGCGGCAAGCTGGACAGCGTGTTCGATTTCGCCTGCGGGTCGGGCTCGCTGCTGCTCAACATCCGCCAGCGCATGAAGAAAGCGGGCGGCAGCATCGGCAAGATCGTGGGCCAGGAATACAACATCACCACTTACAACCTGGCGCGCATGAACATGCTGCTGCACGGGGTGAAGGACACCGAGTTCGAGATCTACCACGGCGACACGCTGAAGAACGACTGGGACTGGCTGCGCGAAACCAATCCGGCGAAGAAGCCGCGTTTCGACGCCGTGGTCGCCAACCCGCCCTTCAGCTACCGCTGGGAGCCGGGCGAGGCGATGGCGCAGGACCCGCGCTTCAAGAACCACGGGGTGGCGCCCAAGAGCGCGGCCGATTTCGCCTTCCTGCTGCACGGCCTGCATTACCTGAAGGATGACGGCGTGATGGCGATCATCCTGCCGCACGGTGTGCTGTTCCGTGGCGGCAAGGAGGCCGACATCCGCCGCAAGCTGCTGGAGGACGGCCACATCGACACGGTGATCGGGCTGCCGGCCAACCTGTTCTATTCCACCGGCATCCCGGTATGCATCCTGGTGCTGAAGAAGTGCAAGAAGCCGGACGATGTGTTGTTCATCAACGCCGCCGAGCACTTCACCAAGGGCAAGCGCCAGAACCAGCTGAGCGATGCGCATATCGAGCGGATCGTTTCTGCATATCGCGATCGCTCGGAACAGGAGCGCTACTCCCGCCGGGTGACGATGCAGGAGATCATCGACAACGACTACAACCTCAACATCTCGCGTTACGTCAGTACTGCTGAGGCGGAGAAGGAGATCGACCTGGCAGTGGTACATGCCGATTTGATGAAGATCGAAGCCGAGCTGGCTGAAGCGAAGGCACGGCACAACGTGTTTCTCGCCGAACTTGGCTTGGCGGCACTGCCATGACCGTGCTGCGTTGCACTGCCAAATTGCTCAAGCGCCTGAAACTGCCGGCCAAACCGCCTGTACCGGAAGCGCAAGCCAACCCGCTGGGTGAGTGGTATGCCGATATCGATTTCTGCAACCGCAAGCCGTATGTGGTGATGCTCAACGCGGCCACCGGTGCAACACTGATGCTCAATGGCAATGCCGCCGGCCTGCGCGTGCTGCATGAGCGTGCCGCGGTGCAATTTGCTTCCTTGTGCGAGTACTACGGCATCGACAGCGACAAGGTCGATGCCGAGGTGGCGGCGCTGCAGGCGGGCTTTGTTTTCGGTGCCACTGCCGACCGCAGCCTGCTGGCTTCGATGAATCAACGCAAGGAAATGGCTTGGTTGCGCTTCGAGCATGACGGCTACTCGCTGGCGGAAGCGGCGCTGCGGGAATGGGAGGGTTTTTTCAAGCATCCCGCATTGGGCCGCAACACCCGCTACAACATGCAGTGGCATAAGCCGCTGGAGTTGCTGCAGCAGCATTTGCTGCCACCGGCGCAGATCATTGTGTTTCCGCGCGGGCGTGCAGCCCAACCTGCGGATTCAGGCTGACCCTTGCCTTGCTGTCTTAGTTCTTCCTGTCATTTCCTGCTGACCTGCCCCGGATTACGCCATGACTGTTCCCGTCCCGCTCCATGCTCCCCAGCTCCGCATCCCGGCCACCTATATGCGTGGCGGCACCTCCAAGGGCGTGTTCTTCCGCCTGGAGGACCTGCCCGCAGCGGCCCAGCTGCCCGGCAAGGCCCGTGATGCGCTGCTGCAGCGGGTGATCGGCTCGCCCGATCCCTACGGCAAGCAGACCGACGGCATGGGCGGGGCGACTTCGAGCACCAGCAAGTGCGTGATCATCTCGCCCAGCACCCGGCCCGGGCACGATGTGGACTACCTGTACGGCCAGGTCTCGATCGATACCGACTTCGTCGACTGGTCGGGCAACTGCGGCAACCTGTCCACCGCCGCCGGCGCGTTCGCGATCCACGCCGGCTACATCCCGGCCGAGCGCCTGCGCGAGGACGGTCCCTGCGTGGTGCGCATCTGGCAGGCCAACATCGGCAAGACCATCATTGCCCACGTGCCGGTCAGCGGCGGCCAGGTGCAGGAAACCGGCGACTTCGAGCTGGACGGGGTGACCTTCCCGGCCGCGGAGATCGTGCTGGAGTTCGTCGATCCGGCCGACGAGGGCGAAGGCGAGGGTGGTGGGGCGCTGTTCCCGACCGGCAACCTCGTCGACGAACTCGACGTGCCCGGCGTGGGCACGCTCGAGGCGACGATGATCACCGCCGGCATCCCCACCGTGTTCGTCAACGCCGCCGACATCGGCTACACCGGCACCGAGCTGCAGCCGGCGATCAACGAGGACAAGGCCGCGCTGGCGAAGCTGGAGGCGATCCGCGTCGCCGGCGCGCTGCGCATGGGCCTGATCAAGGCGGCGGAGGAGGCGCTCAAGCGCCAGCACACGCCCAAGGTCGCCTTCGTCGCGCCGGCCACTGCCTACACCTCGTCCGCGGGCAAGGCCGTGGAGGCCGGTGACATCGACCTGGTGGTGCGCGCCATGTCGATGGGCAAGCTGCACCACGCGATGATGGGCACCGCCGCGGTGGCCATCGCCACGGCTGCCTCGATCCCCGGCACCCTGGTCAACCTCGCCGCCGGTGGTGGCGAGCGCAATGCGGTGCGCTTCGGCCATCCCTCCGGCACGCTGCGGGTCGGCGCCGAGGCGAAGTTGGTCGACGGCCAGTGGACGGTGACCAAGGCGATCATGAGCCGCAGCGCCCGCGTCCTGATGGAAGGCTGGGTGCGGGTTCCGTCCGACAGCTTCTGAGCCCGGGGCAGGGCCTGCCGGCCATGCGGGTCGTAGAATCGACGGGCTGCCAGTGCAGCCCGTTCCTGTATCCGGTGTCCCCCTGATGTCCCCTCCCGTTGCTTCCCCCGTGCCGTCCTCGCGCTGGCTGCTGCCCACGCTCGCCCTGCTGTCGGCGGTCGCGCCGCTGGCCACCGACATGTACCTGCCGTCGCTGCCGCGCATGGCCCAGGAACTGGGCTCCACGGCGGCCGGCATCCAGCTGACCCTCACCGCCTTCCTCGCCGGACTGGGCTGCGGCCAGTTCTTCATCGGCCCGTTGTCCGATGCGATCGGCCGGCGCCGGCCGCTGCTGGCCGGTGCACTGCTGTGCCTGGTCGCCAGTGTGCTGTGCGCGCTCAGCGACACCCTGGAACTGCTGGTCGCCGCGCGCTTCCTGCAGGGCTTCAGCGGCGCGGCCGGGGTGGTGCTGGCACGCGCGATCATCGCCGACACCAGCGGCGGCAACGACGCTGCGCGGCGGCTGAGCCTGATGATGGTCATCGGTGGCGTGGCCCCGGTGCTGGCACCGACCCTCGGCGGTCTGGTCGCGGCCAGTGCCGGCTGGCGCGCGGTGCTCTGGATGCTGGCCGGGCTGGTGGCGCTGATGTGCGTGGGCGTGCTCGCCGTGGTGCGCGAGACCCTGCCGCCGGCTGCACGCCACGGTGGCGGGGTGGGCACCATCCTTGGCAATGCCGGCAAGGTATTGCGCCGTCGCCGCTACCTCGGCTATGCCCTGACCGTGGTGTTCGCCTTCGCGGTGATGTTCTCCTACATCGCCG is a genomic window of Stenotrophomonas sp. Marseille-Q4652 containing:
- a CDS encoding restriction endonuclease subunit S, giving the protein MAKQSEKTAVPRLRFPEFRHHVGFGPAALGRAFGQITNGKANAQDHEEGGAFPLFDRSEVIKASSKFAFDSEAVILPGEGMSFRPRYFEGKFDLHQRAYALMECQGHSKYFYYALDHAKAELALKAVKSTVLSLRLPIIEKFVVFAPTDNAEQQKIADCLTSLDEVIAAQGRKVEALKAHKRGLMQQLFPREGETRPRLRFPEFRDAPEWEKKQLAELGEIITGKTPSTSNAGLWGGGILFITPTDIDDSGKYQDTSQRTVVATSALKVLPVGSIAYTCIASIGKLAITVRPSVTNQQINSVITRPSIDNEFVYYALVHLTPWIKSIPATSTLPIINKTEFSAIEIGIPSDSLEQKAVADCLSSLDTRITAETHQLAALKTHKQGLMQQLFPALEEAQA
- a CDS encoding virulence RhuM family protein — its product is MSGLILYTSEDGKSRIQLRADGQTVWLTQAQMAELFDVSADNISLHLKNIFSDKELEPERTTEESSVVQQEGGRAVRRPVTLYNLDAILAVGYRVRSPRGVQFRRWASTALKEYLLKGFVMDDERLKNPDGRPDYFDEMLARIRDIRASEKRFYQKVRDLFALSVDYDKTDRATQTFFATVQNLLLYAVTGQTAAELILARANPDEPHFGLRAWSGGRVRKEDILIAKNYLTEDEIDTLNRLVVIFLETAELRAKNRQAIPMRFWMENVGQIIASNGFPLLKSAGSVSHEQMEAATSERYLAFDAQRKQQEARAADAADAAELAAIENKIKRRLKP
- a CDS encoding type I restriction-modification system subunit M; this translates as MTDDDQKQLGKTLWAIADQLRGSMNADDFRDYMLSFLFLRYLSDNYEAAAKKELGSDYPDPQTIGNGGKTPLSVWYAANPDDIAAFEQQMRRKAHYVIQPRYLWGNIVHLAKAQDRDLLETLQKGFKHIEEDSFESEFQGLFSEINLTSDKLGRKYEDRNAKLCSIISELARGMALFSTEADTLGDAYEYLIGQFAAGSGKKAGEFYTPQQISNILSAIVTLDSQEPKTGPRGKLDSVFDFACGSGSLLLNIRQRMKKAGGSIGKIVGQEYNITTYNLARMNMLLHGVKDTEFEIYHGDTLKNDWDWLRETNPAKKPRFDAVVANPPFSYRWEPGEAMAQDPRFKNHGVAPKSAADFAFLLHGLHYLKDDGVMAIILPHGVLFRGGKEADIRRKLLEDGHIDTVIGLPANLFYSTGIPVCILVLKKCKKPDDVLFINAAEHFTKGKRQNQLSDAHIERIVSAYRDRSEQERYSRRVTMQEIIDNDYNLNISRYVSTAEAEKEIDLAVVHADLMKIEAELAEAKARHNVFLAELGLAALP
- the prpF gene encoding 2-methylaconitate cis-trans isomerase PrpF; the encoded protein is MTVPVPLHAPQLRIPATYMRGGTSKGVFFRLEDLPAAAQLPGKARDALLQRVIGSPDPYGKQTDGMGGATSSTSKCVIISPSTRPGHDVDYLYGQVSIDTDFVDWSGNCGNLSTAAGAFAIHAGYIPAERLREDGPCVVRIWQANIGKTIIAHVPVSGGQVQETGDFELDGVTFPAAEIVLEFVDPADEGEGEGGGALFPTGNLVDELDVPGVGTLEATMITAGIPTVFVNAADIGYTGTELQPAINEDKAALAKLEAIRVAGALRMGLIKAAEEALKRQHTPKVAFVAPATAYTSSAGKAVEAGDIDLVVRAMSMGKLHHAMMGTAAVAIATAASIPGTLVNLAAGGGERNAVRFGHPSGTLRVGAEAKLVDGQWTVTKAIMSRSARVLMEGWVRVPSDSF
- a CDS encoding multidrug effflux MFS transporter, producing MSPPVASPVPSSRWLLPTLALLSAVAPLATDMYLPSLPRMAQELGSTAAGIQLTLTAFLAGLGCGQFFIGPLSDAIGRRRPLLAGALLCLVASVLCALSDTLELLVAARFLQGFSGAAGVVLARAIIADTSGGNDAARRLSLMMVIGGVAPVLAPTLGGLVAASAGWRAVLWMLAGLVALMCVGVLAVVRETLPPAARHGGGVGTILGNAGKVLRRRRYLGYALTVVFAFAVMFSYIAASPFVLQNVIGLSPTVYGLAFGTNAVALILANVANARLVGRIAPERLLRAGVCGLLLATATLAALLLALDVPKWPVLVVLWLVMACLGLVYGNGTALALGQVRELAGTGSAFLGTFQFIGGAAVAPLVGLAGEHDPRPMAVAMLGAALLSATALFVVAARGRDHRQAL